In Mycolicibacterium nivoides, the DNA window GAGCTCCGTTCCAGTCTGCGTATATGTGGCATGAAAGACGGTCGCGATTGATGAATCCAGCATGTTCGCTGAGTGAGTAGCGATTATGTACTGGTTGTCAGTCTCATCGTGCAGGTACCGAAGTAGCTTTCGCTGCAGGAGGGGATGCAGGTGCACTTCTGGCTCCTCAATGCACACCACGGTTTTCTGTTCAATCGAGGCATAAGCGGCCAGCATGATTACCTGCGAGATGCCGCTGCCCAGGTGTTCAAGCGGCAGGAGAAGATCACCCCGACGAACATTCAGCTGAGTCCGCGTATGCGGAATCTCTAAAGTTGCGTCGTCATCGTCGATTACCCAGCGCAAAAAGTCCCTGATGGCAGCGAACCTCTTACGATCGTCGTCTTGGTGCCACTCTGGCCGACTGAGTGCTGCAAGCTTTTCAATGATCGCTGCACCGTCGAGAGTGTCTTCGATTCGACGGGACGCTTGGACGAACCGGACCTTAGGGAACGTAAGCAGCGACTGCAGTTGCCTCAGCACTTCGGCTGCGTTCTCTCTCGGATCGCTGGAATAACTTGACATTCGTGACTGTATGTAGGCGGTAACTGCCTGCCGCGCGTCGGAGTCGCCCAGTGCCACCGATTGCCAGTAGTAGGCCGGTGCATTTCCATCGATTTTCGAGCGGATCCACACACCGCCATCGCCGCGAAGGTCAATCGCCGAGCTCTTCAGAATCTGTCGGAAGAGCTCGACCTGTTGCCCCTGAGTAATGTTCTGCGCCGCACAGAATTCCGCATGCACGGACGCTGCATCGCCGATACGCACTGCCAATTCGAACGTCGGCGGGTTGGACGTCTGCGGGATGTCGAGCCCCTGTGGCTGCTTGCCAATCATCTCTGGCATGTCACGAATTACGCGCAGCACGTTCGACTTACCGCTGTTATTCTGCCCAGCGATCAGATTGACCTTGGCGAGGGGATCCATGTACTGAACGCCACCAAAAAAGCTACGAAAACCAGTGAACCCAAACCCGGGAAGCTCCTGCACAGACACATTCCATCAGACTGACATACGCATCGGGCCTAGTTCACAACTCATTGCTACAGCCAGAACGGGGTGACTGACGTTCCGGTGCCGGCTATACGTTGAAGCGAAACTTCATCACGTCGCCGCGCCCTCGATTGCCTTTGCACCCGCGCACCCAGGTCACGCCGACGCAACCTTGTTCGATTTGGACCGGTTGCATTTCCAGCACAGCGTCTGAAGATTCTCCGGAGTCGACAAACCACCCCGGGAGACCGGGATGATGTGATCAACCTCGAGGAGGAGGTGCGGCTCCGCTACGAGCGACACCGAACAGTATCGGCAGGTGTGGTTGTCGCGTGCCTTGATGGCGCTCCGCAGTCTGGAGGTCATTAGCGCACGCTGGCCCGCGGCACTCTTTCTCCAACGGATCTTCTGCGAGAGCGTCTCGATGAGCGCGTCGATCGTCGGGGTGTCAAAGGTGACGGTTGCACGCTGCGAGCTGTTCCCACCGGCACTCACGTACTCAAAGACGTACACCGGGTACGGGACCGTGATAGGCGACACCTCCACCCCGACGTGCTTCATGAACTCGCCCGCGTAGTGCTTCAAAATGAATGTCGGCGGGTTGATCGACTGGGTAATGCTCGCCTCTCGCTGCTGAAGGTTGTAGACAGCTTCCTGCAGACGGGCGATGTCGTCGCCAAGATTCTCGACCTCAGCGAGGTGTGCCTCGTCAGCCTTGATGTTGAAGTACTTCATCACATACTTCAGAGGGTCTCCGCTAGCATTGCGCACCACCTGTAGCGAACAGTTATGCACGTTCGGTGCGTGGTAAGTCGCCACGTTCCGGTCCCGGCGGTAGTTCCAGTTGCTCGTGTTTTGGAACGAGGCTAGATGCGCCTGCGACCCGGTATACGACGCACCGAGCTCGAACGTTCCGCGACTACGGATCTCGGCAATGTAATGGGCAAGTTCGTTGTGCTCGGCAACAAACAATGCGATCTGCTTCTTATGCGCTAAGAACTCGTCGCTGGCGAAATACCGCTCTTTCAGGATGTATCGACCAATCCGATACGAGCCCCAACCCGCGAGCGCGAGAAGGCCGATTGCCAGGAAAGCTTCCATACCGTGAAATTTCCTTCGCCGGTTCTCCAGTCAAGCGACCAGAATCTAGCAAGGAATTACGACAGGCTTCCTCGATTTGGAACAAAGTGACCGGCGGCTACGCCTTCTTCTGTCGACTCACACGTTGAAGCGGAACTCCACCACGTCGCCGTCGACCATCACGTAGTCCTTGCCCTCCATCCGGACCTTGCCCGCGGCCTTGGCAGCGGCCATCGAACCGGCCTCGACGAGGTCGTCGAATGAAACCACCTCGGCCTTGATGAAGCCCTTCTCGAAGTCGGTGTGGATCACGCCGGCCGCCTTGGGAGCGGTGTCGCCCTGGTGGATGGTCCACGCGCGCGATTCTTTCGGCCCGGCCGTCAGATAGGTCTGCAGCCGCAAGGTGTGGAAGCCGGCACGCGCCAGCGCATCCAGGCCACGCTCGGTCTGCCCGATCGACTCCAGCAGCTCGTTGGCCGACTCGTCGTCGAGCTCGATCAACTCCGATTCGATCTTGGCGTCCAGGAACACCGCGTCGGCCGGGGCCACCAGTGCACGCAGCTCGGCCTGCTTCGCCTCATCGGTGAGCACCGACTCGTCGGCGTTGAACACGTACAGA includes these proteins:
- a CDS encoding AAA family ATPase; amino-acid sequence: MQELPGFGFTGFRSFFGGVQYMDPLAKVNLIAGQNNSGKSNVLRVIRDMPEMIGKQPQGLDIPQTSNPPTFELAVRIGDAASVHAEFCAAQNITQGQQVELFRQILKSSAIDLRGDGGVWIRSKIDGNAPAYYWQSVALGDSDARQAVTAYIQSRMSSYSSDPRENAAEVLRQLQSLLTFPKVRFVQASRRIEDTLDGAAIIEKLAALSRPEWHQDDDRKRFAAIRDFLRWVIDDDDATLEIPHTRTQLNVRRGDLLLPLEHLGSGISQVIMLAAYASIEQKTVVCIEEPEVHLHPLLQRKLLRYLHDETDNQYIIATHSANMLDSSIATVFHATYTQTGTELAFAGTPQNLSDLCYDLGYRPSDLLQTNCAVWVEGPSDRIYISHWLELLNPDLREGIDYTIMFYGGRLLNHLTSTDPEVSEFIKLRRLNRHLAIVIDSDKASAQSALNATKRRVRDEMEEPGMVWITQGRNIENYVPQELLSAVLGQLYPKKKLTANTDRWSDALRPVASKDNRPDKIKVAKAVVRRWDSGLNHLDLHKKMAALAQLIEAANGHNGSAAVRKPKSVPVFR
- a CDS encoding HNH endonuclease, producing the protein MEAFLAIGLLALAGWGSYRIGRYILKERYFASDEFLAHKKQIALFVAEHNELAHYIAEIRSRGTFELGASYTGSQAHLASFQNTSNWNYRRDRNVATYHAPNVHNCSLQVVRNASGDPLKYVMKYFNIKADEAHLAEVENLGDDIARLQEAVYNLQQREASITQSINPPTFILKHYAGEFMKHVGVEVSPITVPYPVYVFEYVSAGGNSSQRATVTFDTPTIDALIETLSQKIRWRKSAAGQRALMTSRLRSAIKARDNHTCRYCSVSLVAEPHLLLEVDHIIPVSRGGLSTPENLQTLCWKCNRSKSNKVASA